A genome region from Polyodon spathula isolate WHYD16114869_AA chromosome 19, ASM1765450v1, whole genome shotgun sequence includes the following:
- the LOC121294432 gene encoding uncharacterized protein LOC121294432 isoform X1, translating to MDAFYMIILFHIGGAQGSTHLLILNKEKSVTLTCHQKSSPLWYVDCNLDFKLDSDVKCQKDEKVKCDINSNTITLDELEWNSGIYACGPSSNQESSCQKNTLLNSLFTECNCQSLDFFILAVKDEDEKGKTIIPKEEVSADSLTKMPGNNVTLPCKFNMTQSLSYTVYWIKSENGNKCLRSYYVTSEHISNNSHCCIEGNFPERMIYKVPPNPYLNPYVLDLIITNVIDSDRGRYVCIVRVFDSNKITWRVITNISIDISTSKSPVSTSKPQNTSQPKNPLLPLYIIGAVVLAVLAGAIALAMRKKKANTKGSTSLRMQRDQQAVELQDTDCTSYPAVGRNTTEGANTLEPYSVVRLAPGSCSQEMGDAMKPERAEITAEAEPYSVVRLNTEYEGIALSSSEAPKPTEQQGNGNAPANHETHIYDKIDDNQKMSK from the exons ATGGATGCTTTCTACATGATTATATTGTTTCACATTGGTGGTGCACAAG GAAGCACACACTTATTGATCCTAAACAAAGAAAAGAGTGTTACTTTGACATGTCACCAGAAGAGCAGCCCTCTTTGGTATGTCGATTGTAACCTTGACTTTAAGTTGGATTCTGATGTTAAATGCCAAAAAgatgaaaaggtgaaatgtgACATCAACTCAAACACTATTACACTTGATGAACTAGAGTGGAACAGTGGAATTTATGCTTGTGGACCCAGTTCAAACCAGGAATCATCTTGCCAAAAGAATACATTATTAAATTCTTTGTTTACTGAATGTAACTGTCAGTCTTTGGATTTTTTCATCTTGGCAGTGAAAGATGAAGATGAGA AAGGGAAGACCATCATTCCAAAAGAAGAAGTATCAGCAGACTCATTAACTAAAATGCCTGGAAACAATGTTACACTACCATGCAAATTCAACATGACACAAAGTTTGTCTTATACAGTGTATTGGATCAAATCAGAGAATGGCAATAAATGTCTCCGTTCTTATTATGTAACTAGTGAACACATCTCAAACAACTCCCATTGCTGTATTGAGGGGAACTTTCCAGAGAGAATGATTTACAAAGTACCACCAAATCCATATTTGAATCCCTATGTACTTGACCTTATTATAACTAACGTTATAGACTCTGATCGGGGGCGGTATGTCTGTATAGTACGTGTGTTTGACTCCAACAAGATCACCTGGAGGGTTATAACCAACATCTCTATTGATATCTCTACCAGCAAAAGTCCAGTCA GCACCTCAAAACCACAAAATACCTCTCAACCAAAGAATCCATTGCTCCCTTTGTACATTATCGGTGCTGTTGTGCTGGCAGTTCTTGCAGGTGCTATTGCCCTTGCGATGAGAAAGAAGAAAGCAAACACAAAGG gttCTACATCTTTAAGGATGCAAAG AGACCAACAAGCGGTTGAATTACAAGACACTGATT GTACATCATACCCTGCTGTGGGCAGAAATACTACTGAAGGCGCCAACACTCTAGAGCCTTACTCTGTGGTGAGACTGGCGCCGGGGTCCTGCAGCCAGGAGATGGGAGATGCGATGAAGCCAGAGCGGGCTGAGATCACCGCAGAGGCAGAGCCCTATTCGGTGGTCAGGTTGAACACCGAGTATGAAGGGATAGCTCTTTCGTCAAGCGAGGCCCCCAAACCAACTGAACAGCAGGGCAATGGCAATGCACCAGCTAACCACGAAACCCACATATACGACAAAATTGATGACAATCAAAAGATGTCTAAATGA
- the LOC121294432 gene encoding uncharacterized protein LOC121294432 isoform X2, translated as MDAFYMIILFHIGGAQVKDEDEKGKTIIPKEEVSADSLTKMPGNNVTLPCKFNMTQSLSYTVYWIKSENGNKCLRSYYVTSEHISNNSHCCIEGNFPERMIYKVPPNPYLNPYVLDLIITNVIDSDRGRYVCIVRVFDSNKITWRVITNISIDISTSKSPVSTSKPQNTSQPKNPLLPLYIIGAVVLAVLAGAIALAMRKKKANTKGSTSLRMQRDQQAVELQDTDCTSYPAVGRNTTEGANTLEPYSVVRLAPGSCSQEMGDAMKPERAEITAEAEPYSVVRLNTEYEGIALSSSEAPKPTEQQGNGNAPANHETHIYDKIDDNQKMSK; from the exons ATGGATGCTTTCTACATGATTATATTGTTTCACATTGGTGGTGCACAAG TGAAAGATGAAGATGAGA AAGGGAAGACCATCATTCCAAAAGAAGAAGTATCAGCAGACTCATTAACTAAAATGCCTGGAAACAATGTTACACTACCATGCAAATTCAACATGACACAAAGTTTGTCTTATACAGTGTATTGGATCAAATCAGAGAATGGCAATAAATGTCTCCGTTCTTATTATGTAACTAGTGAACACATCTCAAACAACTCCCATTGCTGTATTGAGGGGAACTTTCCAGAGAGAATGATTTACAAAGTACCACCAAATCCATATTTGAATCCCTATGTACTTGACCTTATTATAACTAACGTTATAGACTCTGATCGGGGGCGGTATGTCTGTATAGTACGTGTGTTTGACTCCAACAAGATCACCTGGAGGGTTATAACCAACATCTCTATTGATATCTCTACCAGCAAAAGTCCAGTCA GCACCTCAAAACCACAAAATACCTCTCAACCAAAGAATCCATTGCTCCCTTTGTACATTATCGGTGCTGTTGTGCTGGCAGTTCTTGCAGGTGCTATTGCCCTTGCGATGAGAAAGAAGAAAGCAAACACAAAGG gttCTACATCTTTAAGGATGCAAAG AGACCAACAAGCGGTTGAATTACAAGACACTGATT GTACATCATACCCTGCTGTGGGCAGAAATACTACTGAAGGCGCCAACACTCTAGAGCCTTACTCTGTGGTGAGACTGGCGCCGGGGTCCTGCAGCCAGGAGATGGGAGATGCGATGAAGCCAGAGCGGGCTGAGATCACCGCAGAGGCAGAGCCCTATTCGGTGGTCAGGTTGAACACCGAGTATGAAGGGATAGCTCTTTCGTCAAGCGAGGCCCCCAAACCAACTGAACAGCAGGGCAATGGCAATGCACCAGCTAACCACGAAACCCACATATACGACAAAATTGATGACAATCAAAAGATGTCTAAATGA